The following are from one region of the Littorina saxatilis isolate snail1 linkage group LG4, US_GU_Lsax_2.0, whole genome shotgun sequence genome:
- the LOC138965540 gene encoding carbohydrate sulfotransferase 15-like produces MEGVGHISSTTGVDGDGFPAACLFPFLVEDFVRRDGDKRLEGGMRVYFKGIALGIALLLLVLLVHRHVRSHRSVLKAGATKARATKARAGQVKGSSGSGETTIPRGRAGRQGGAPNAAGVEAPGGRIPKKLPKSRQNAQTGLAAGSRIPRKRPNDGDGLSNEAIDSQEDVVDLAEIDPLSATEPMVMQQQEDLEREKLGFQPWRGRPKPPEKVQDESKTWLKDMQYPEWYSESVVRSKVHGKNTVVGGGPLYDDPCPDAARVKEQYKKEKTQTFSYIEPGEFLPTSKNPCWYDDPNKKRLMRCIPYFYVAGVAKCGTTDLYKRIRYHPDIMEGELKEYHWWDRLRYGAPMELKYTKDSEKNDSPLPLSEYSRIITGKEIEDLKNDLRTKGHSEKICGDGSPSYLWDASQWTIFEGNEGCTEPKIVSGSFIQHAYPGSKIFLIFRQPTQRLYSRFLSRIPRYPPFKGATPKMFHDFVVNGINCYKKCFREHSIRECAYNQTLYDEAVVRIIEGMYSVFVEDWLRIFKKEQFMFIRNEDYSEDIEGHIYNVFDFLDVATLGRTEMRRILTHVSTNIGQNYDTVGPMLPETIEVLNEFYKPFALRLAELIGDDKFLWKDIAVT; encoded by the exons ATGGAAGGGGTAGGTCACATCTCCTCCACGACAGGTGTTGATGGTGACGGATTTCCGGCGGCGTGCCTCTTTCCTTTTCTAGTAGAGGACTTTGTCAG ACGGGACGGCGACAAGAGGCTAGAGGGAGGGATGCGTGTGTACTTCAAGGGTATAGCCCTGGGCATAGCCCTGCTGCTGCTCGTTCTCTTGGTGCACAGACACGTGCGCTCACATCGCAGCGTGCTCAAAGCAGGGGCCACCAAGGCACGGGCCACCAAGGCACGGGCCGGGCAGGTCAAGGGAag CAGCGGCAGTGGCGAGACGACGATACCACGGGGCCGAGCAGGGAGACAGGGTGGCGCTCCCAATGCCGCCGGGGTTGAAGCACCAG GTGGGCGAATCCCGAAGAAGTTACCCAAAAGTCGTCAAAACGCCCAGACCGGGCTAGCAGCTGGTAGCAGAATACCTCGCAAACGG CCGAATGACGGAGACGGATTGTCAAACGAAGCAATCGATTCTCAAGAAGAT GTGGTGGACCTTGCCGAGATAGACCCTCTGTCGGCCACAGAGCCCATGGTGATGCAGCAACAAGAGGACCTGGAGAGGGAGAAGCTGGGATTCCAGCCCTGGAGAGGCCGTCCCAAGCCCCCAGAGAAGGTCCAGGACGAATCGAAAACCTGGCTGAAAGA CATGCAGTACCCTGAGTGGTACTCGGAGTCTGTGGTGAGAAGCAAGGTGCATGGGAAGAACACCGTTGTGGGGGGAGGTCCGCTGTACGATGACCCCTGTCCTGACGCGGCTAGGGTCAAGGAACagtacaagaaagaaaaaacacagaCTTTCAGTTATATC GAGCCTGGAGAGTTTCTACCAACCTCCAAGAACCCGTGCTGGTACGATGACCCCAACAAAAAACGCCTGATGCGCTGTATCCCTTACTTCTACGTGGCCGGAGTGGCCAAGTGCGGGACCACTGACCTGTACAAGCGGATCCGTTACCACCCGGACATCATGGAGGGCGAGCTGAAGGAGTACCACTGGTGGGACAGGCTTCGCTATGGGGCTCCCATGGAGCTCAAGTACACCAAGGATTCTGAAAAGAACGACA GCCCCCTCCCGCTGTCGGAATACAGCCGCATCATCACGGGAAAGGAGATAGAGGACTTGAAAAATGACCTCAGGACGAAAGGCCACTCTGAGAAAATTTGCG GTGACGGATCGCCCTCCTATCTGTGGGACGCATCGCAATGGACGATTTTCGAAGGCAACGAGGGTTGTACGGAGCCGAAAATCGTTTCCGGCAGTTTTATTCAGCACGCCTACCCTGGCTCTAAAATATTTCTCATCTTCAGACAGCCTACGCAGAG ATTATACTCAAGGTTTCTGTCCCGCATTCCTCGCTACCCTCCGTTCAAGGGGGCCACGCCCAAGATGTTTCACGACTTTGTGGTCAACGGTATCAACTGTTATAAGAAATGCTTCAGGGAGCACTCCATCAGAGAATGCGCCTACAACCAAACGCTCTACGACGAGGCCGTG GTTCGCATCATCGAGGGGATGTACTCAGTGTTCGTTGAGGACTGGCTGAGGATCTTCAAGAAGGAGCAGTTCATGTTCATCAGGAACGAAGATTACTCCGAGGACATTGAGGGCCACATATACAATGTCTTTGATTTTCTCGATGTCG CGACATTGGGACGAACTGAGATGCGTCGGATCCTGACTCACGTCTCGACAAACATCGGACAGAACTACGACACGGTGGGACCCATGTTACCCGAGACTATTGAAGTCCTCAATGAGTTCTACAAACCCTTCGCACTTCGTCTCGCCGAGCTGATTGGGGATGACAAATTTCTGTGGAAAGATATTGCAGTGACATAA